AACTCAATTTACTCAAAGACAGTAGTAAAAATTCCTTGATTTGATTATTATAAATTCATGTATTTTCCTTTGAGCATTGGAGTAGGAGGCAGTAAAAGCGGAGTTGGCAAAACTGCATTTATTGAAAAACTTATACAGAAGATTAAGAAAGAATTTGAAGATAAAGTAAATATTATCGCTGTAAAATATACAAAATCATCCCTTTATTCCTCTATTATTTCAGACCCATCAATAATTAACAGATCCGGTAAAGATACAGAAAGACTGAAAAAAGCAGGGGCTGATTTAGTTTACTGGGTTAAGGCAACTGAGCCTGATTTATCCGATGTTGTGGCAAAATTAAAAGAAGAAATTTTACGAGTCCTCTTGTCTTCAGTTCACATTAATACTCAGAAAACTATTTTGATTATTGAAGGTAATTCTATGGTAACAGTTATGCAACCTGATGTTATAATATTTCTTAAAGGTTGTGAAACAGAGTACATAAAATCTTCTGGAGAGGCTGTTTTAAAATTAGCAGATATAGTTATTGAAGGACAATATTCTATGGAGGAAGTTATGACAGAGATTGAAAAGACTCAGCAGAGAAAACTTATTGAAAGAC
The nucleotide sequence above comes from Thermodesulfovibrio aggregans. Encoded proteins:
- a CDS encoding molybdopterin-guanine dinucleotide biosynthesis protein MobB, with the translated sequence MYFPLSIGVGGSKSGVGKTAFIEKLIQKIKKEFEDKVNIIAVKYTKSSLYSSIISDPSIINRSGKDTERLKKAGADLVYWVKATEPDLSDVVAKLKEEILRVLLSSVHINTQKTILIIEGNSMVTVMQPDVIIFLKGCETEYIKSSGEAVLKLADIVIEGQYSMEEVMTEIEKTQQRKLIERLLKERSNEGKITCAEARKIAEEIGVPYLEVGRVANELKIKIRKCELGCF